A stretch of DNA from Bacillus alveayuensis:
GAAGGTTGGAATACACCGCCGTTTGAAGGGATCGTAAAGGATTCATATATATATGGCCGCGGTGTTGCAGATATGAAGGGCGGTTTGGCTGGTGCGCTATTTGCGATCAAGCTACTAGATGAAAATGGCATAAAGCCGGGTGGTGATCTCATTTTCGAATCCGTTGTAGGCGAGGAAGTTGGTGAAGCCGGAACCAAGTCATGCTGTGACCGCGGATACTCAGCTGATTTTGCGGTTGTCGTCGATACGAGCAATTGTGAAATTCAAGGTCAAGGAGGTGTCATAACAGGTTGGGTCACTATCCAAAGCCCAAAAACATTTCATGACGCAACGCGCCGAAAGATGATCCATGCAGGCGGAAAACTGTTTGGTGCAAGTGCGATTGAAAAAATGATGAAGGTAATCGAAGGGCTTAAAGAGCTTGAACAGCATTGGGCAGTTATGAAAACAAGCGCTGGATTTCCACCAGGCTCCACAACGATTAACCCAGCCGTCATTGAAGGTGGACGCCATGCAGCATTTGTAGCTGATAAGTGCGCCTTATGGATTACCGTTCACTATTATCCTGAACAGCATTACGAGGAAGTCATCGAAGAGATTGAAGAGCATATCAAAAATGTAGCGAAGGCAGACCCATGGTTGCGTGAACACCCGCCGACTTTCATATGGGGAGGCTCTTCCATGATAGAAGATCGGGGTGAGATTTTTCCAGCGTTTTCCATAGATGAAAAATGGCCAGGAGTACAAGTGCTAAAACGAGCACACAAGCGTGCGTTTCAAGAAGATGTCAAGCTTTCGATGTCACCGACAGTGACAGATGGAGGCTGGCTATCTGAAGCGGGAATTCCTGTCGTTTTATACGGGCCAGGAACTTTAGAGGAAGCCCATGCCGTTAATGAGAAGCTATCTATTGAACAACTAAAAAAATTTACAAAGTCGATGACTGCTTTTTTGCTAGAATGGTATCAGAAAAAAAGATAGAGTGCTAGACTGAAAACTAGGGGTGAAGATGATGTTATTTACAAATCGATTATACGAAAAAGCAAAATACATTTGGGATCAATATTACAAACATCCTTTTGTCAAAGGAATCGGCGATGGTACACTTGATATTGATAAATTTCGTTTTTATATGGAACAGGATTATCTTTATTTAATTGATTACTCTCGTTTATTTGCACTTGGAAGCTTAAAAGCACCTGATTTAGAAACAATGACTGTGTTTGCGAATCTCCTTCATTCCACTTTAAACGATGAAATGGAGCTTCACCGCCAATATGCTGAGCGGCTTGGAATACCAAGAGAAAAGCTTGAAAATACGAAGCCAGCTCCAACAACTCTTGCTTATACAGGCTATATGCTGAACATTTCACAGCGTGGATCGCTAGCTGATCTTATAGCAGCCGTTCTTCCATGTACGTGGAGTTATTATGAAATTGGTTTGCGCTTAAATCAAATCCTTGGAGCGAGTGAGCACGAATTTTATGGTGAATGGGTCAAAATGTACGCCTCTGAAGAATTTGGGCAGCTGGCGGAATGGTTAAAAAATTTAATGAACAAGCTTGCAGAGGGTAAAACAGAACAAGAGCTGAAAGAACTAGAAGACATATTCTTGACAACAAGCAAATTCGAATATATGTTTTGGGAAATGTCATACCAAAAACAAATGTGGCCGACGGATAAAGAATAAGGATTGAACAAGTAAAAAGATGGTCTTATTCTTCAATGGAGTTGGTCAGAAACGGTGAAGTAATTGACGAAATTAGCGTTTTATCAGTTCCATCTCCTCTTATGGAGTTTCTATGAAGCTCCCACCTCTAAACAATGTGCAGGTGACACGCAGGATTTTAACATAGGAAAATTTATACTTTAAATATGAATAATCACTTGCTATAATCCACTCATCTGAACGATGGAGTGGGAAAAAATTTTAGATTTTTGTAAATTATTTAAGGGGAAATTTATCTGAACGGAGTGGGAAAGATCACGTTAAGGTGGTCTTTTTCTTTTTTTTGTAAAAAATTATAGAAAAATGTTGAATTTTAGGAAAATTTATGGTTATATCAAGGTGAATATTTAAAAAACTAAAGGGGAGGGAGGAAAATAATGAAAAAGAAATCAATTTTTTCAGTTGTGTTCTCTATTGGTATTGCTTTCAGTTTGTTCTCATCATCATTGGTTGCCAATGCAGAAGAATTAAAAACCGGTAAATGTTCTATTACGATTATGAATAAACCACAAGAAAAATCGGATAACATATAGTAATAAAGTTATTCCGATTGTAGCAGGAACAACAACAATAGCAGTGTAACGATTGCATGATTATCCTTCAAGTAAAGAAGTAATTAGCAAGATTATTGAATATATCGTAAATCTCTTTAGAAAATAAATATTTTTAACTCGAGACTAAGCTTTCGTAGTTTGATTTTCTATTCATTTGATGGTGTGACTAGTATCAATATCTTTAAAAAGTCTTAAGGAAAATGAACCCTTAGTAATGATAAACAGAAGATTTAAGAGTAAGTCGAAAAAAAGATTAATTGATTTAAAGGTTTTCATTTAGTACCCAAAATAGTTCTTTATAATATATGTTTCTAATTTAGGGAAATGGTATCCTTCTATAAAAAATAATAGATACAGAATATTTATAATCATTTATTTATTTAGAGTTCAAGTAAGTATTAGTCAGAAAATTAATAGTATATAAAGAGAGGGACTAATGTTGTTTATAGCACATATTCGTGAAAGTGACAATAGGATACAAACAGTTAAAGATCATTTATTAGAAGTAAAAGATTTAGCTGAATCTTATGGGGAAAAGATAGGTGTAAAACATATAGCTGGTCTTGCAGGTATGCTTCATGATCTAGGGAAATATACTTATGAATTTAGAGAATACATATTAGAAGCAGTAAATAATCCTGAAGCACCTCCTAAAAAGGGAAGTGTTGATCATTCAACTGCAGGTGGGAAGCTTTTATATGAACTTTTCCATACAGGAGAGAATATAGATCGTTACAAAGGGATAGTAGCTGAAGTGATAGGAAATTCTATTATTTCCCATCATTCGTATCTTCAAGATTTTTTAAATCCAGATTTAGAATCAAATTACTTAAAAAGAGTCCGTGATAAAGAATTGCCTGAATTTGATAGGATAAAACAATATTTTTTTAAATATGTTATGAATGAGAGAGATTTTCATAATTATGTTGACAAGGCAGCTGATGAGTTAAAACAATTTTTAGCAAAAGAGTCATCAGGAAATTATGAAAAGCAACTAATGTTTTTAACCAAATTTGTATTTAGTGCTTTAATTGATGCTGATAGAACGAATACAAGATTATTTGAAGAAAATAAAACCAATGACCATATAAACAATCATGAAGAGTTATTTGATATATACTACGAAAGGCTCATGAGAAAAATCAATTCATATAGTAAACAAAAGGATGCCTGTACACCTATTAATCTTCTAAGAAAAGAAATGTCTGATCAGTGTGATAAATTTGCTGAGAGAGCATCAGGAATATATACTTTATCTATCCCAACTGGTGGAGGGAAAACATTAGCAAGTTTAAGA
This window harbors:
- a CDS encoding thiaminase/transcriptional activator TenA (product_source=KO:K03707; cath_funfam=1.20.910.10; cog=COG0819; ko=KO:K03707; pfam=PF03070; superfamily=48613; tigrfam=TIGR04306), with the protein product MLFTNRLYEKAKYIWDQYYKHPFVKGIGDGTLDIDKFRFYMEQDYLYLIDYSRLFALGSLKAPDLETMTVFANLLHSTLNDEMELHRQYAERLGIPREKLENTKPAPTTLAYTGYMLNISQRGSLADLIAAVLPCTWSYYEIGLRLNQILGASEHEFYGEWVKMYASEEFGQLAEWLKNLMNKLAEGKTEQELKELEDIFLTTSKFEYMFWEMSYQKQMWPTDKE
- a CDS encoding hypothetical protein (product_source=Hypo-rule applied; cleavage_site_network=SignalP-noTM; transmembrane_helix_parts=Inside_1_6,TMhelix_7_26,Outside_27_51), encoding MKKKSIFSVVFSIGIAFSLFSSSLVANAEELKTGKCSITIMNKPQEKSDNI
- a CDS encoding acetylornithine deacetylase (product_source=KO:K01438; cath_funfam=3.30.70.360,3.40.630.10; cog=COG0624; ko=KO:K01438; pfam=PF01546,PF07687; superfamily=53187; tigrfam=TIGR01910); amino-acid sequence: MEHDKILDELFCQIEEREEELLDLVKKLVSFQTPSPPARNAYDAQQYVALLLKEVGFHVDQWYLYENDPVVVGTKKGTAPFDHYSLIINGHMDVASVEDSEGWNTPPFEGIVKDSYIYGRGVADMKGGLAGALFAIKLLDENGIKPGGDLIFESVVGEEVGEAGTKSCCDRGYSADFAVVVDTSNCEIQGQGGVITGWVTIQSPKTFHDATRRKMIHAGGKLFGASAIEKMMKVIEGLKELEQHWAVMKTSAGFPPGSTTINPAVIEGGRHAAFVADKCALWITVHYYPEQHYEEVIEEIEEHIKNVAKADPWLREHPPTFIWGGSSMIEDRGEIFPAFSIDEKWPGVQVLKRAHKRAFQEDVKLSMSPTVTDGGWLSEAGIPVVLYGPGTLEEAHAVNEKLSIEQLKKFTKSMTAFLLEWYQKKR